One region of Aphelocoma coerulescens isolate FSJ_1873_10779 chromosome 12, UR_Acoe_1.0, whole genome shotgun sequence genomic DNA includes:
- the ACAD9 gene encoding complex I assembly factor ACAD9, mitochondrial yields MQIPEEYGGLGLSNTMYARLGEITSLDGSIAVTLAAHQAIGLKGILIAGTEEQKAKYLPRLASGEHIAAFCLTEPGSGSDAASIQTRATLSEDGKYFLLNGSKVWISNGGLASIFTVFARTEVVDKDGQVKDKITAFIVERDFGGVTNGKPEDKLGIRGSNTCEVHFENTKVPIENVIGEVGGGFKVAMNILNSGRFSMGSASAGMIKKLIEMTSEYACTRKQFNKKLSQFGLIQEKFCLMAVKAYVMESMAYLTAGMMDKPGFPDCSVEAAMVKVFSSEGAWACVSEALQILGGLGYMKDYPYERYLRDTRILLIFEGTNEILRMYIALTGLQHAGKILTDKIKAIKKGNVGVALGEFLTRLQDTLGRKVDLGLVGDRGVVHPSLQESAKKLEENIYYFGTTVRGLLSRFGKTIVEEQLVLKRVADVVINLYAMTAAISRASRSISIGLRNHDHEVLLTNIFCTEAYFKNNYAMTQLEKYADENLDDSIKKAAKQILEKRAYICSHPLDRTF; encoded by the exons ATGCAGATTCCAGAGGAGTATG GTGGGCTGGGTCTGTCAAACACCATGTATGCTCGTCTGGGAGAAATCACATCCCTGGATGGCTCCATTGCAGTGACCCTGGCAGCTCATCAGGCCATTGGGCTGAAG GGGATCCTCATTGCTGGCACCGAGGAGCAGAAGGCCAAGTACCTGCCCCGGCTGGCGTCGGGGGAGCACATCGCTGCCTTCTGCCTCACCGAGCctggcag TGGGAGTGATGCTGCATCCATCCAGACAAGAGCAACCCTGAGTGAAGATGGGAAATACTTCCTGTTAAATGGCTCCAAG GTCTGGATCTCCAATGGTGGCCTTGCAAGTATTTTCACAGTGTTTGCCAGGACAGAAGTTGTGGATAAAGATGGGCAGGTGAAGGATAAGATCACTGCTTTCATCGTGGAGCGGGACTTTGGGGGCGTCACCAACGGGAAGCCCGAGGATAAATTAGGCATTCGAGGCTCCAACA CCTGTGAAGTACATTTTGAAAACACCAAAGTGCCTATAGAGAATGTAATTGGAGAAGTTGGAGGAGGATTTAAG GTTGCCATGAATATCCTCAACAGTGGAAGATTTAGCATGGGCAGTGCATCTGCTGGAATGATTAAAAAATTGATAG aaatgACATCAGAGTATGCTTGTACCAGGAAACAATTCAATAAGAAACTCAGCCAGTTTGGATTAATCCAG GAGAAGTTTTGTTTGATGGCTGTGAAAGCCTACGTGATGGAGAGCATGGCTTACCTGACTGCAGGGATGATGGACAAGCCAGGCTTCCCAGACTGCTCCGTGGAGGCTGCCATGGTCAAG GTGTTCAGCTCTGAAGGTGCCTGGGCGTGTGTGAGTGAGGCACTGCAGATCCTTGGAGGCCTTGGCTACATGAAGGACTATCCCTATGAACGCTACCTCAGGGACACCAGGATACTGCTCATTTTTGAG GGAACCAATGAAATCCTGAGAATGTACATTGCACTGACAGGGCTGCAGCATGCAGGCAAGATCTTAACTGACAAAATTAA AGCAATCAAGAAAGGAAACGTGGGAGTGGCCCTGGGGGAGTTCCTGACCAGGTTACAGGACACCCTGGGCAGgaaggtggatttggggctcgTAGGTGACCGTGGGGTGGTGCATCCCAGCCTCCAG GAGAGTGCCAAGAAGCTTGAAGAAAACATTTATTATTTTGGAACTACAGTCAGGGGCCTGCTAAGTAGGTTTGGCAAG ACGATagtggaggagcagctggtgcTGAAGAGAGTGGCAGATGTGGTGATTAATTTGTATGCGATGACTGCAGCCATCTCCCGGGCGAGCCGCTCCATCAGCATCGGGCTCAGGAACCACGACCACGAG GTGCTTCTTACAAATATCTTCTGCACAGAAGCCTATTTCAAGAATAATTATGCCATGACTCAATTAGAAAAAT ATGCCGATGAAAACCTGGATGATTCTATTAAAAAAGCTGCAAAGCagatcctggagaagagggCATACATCTGCTCCCACCCCCTGGACAGGACCTTCTGA